In Lonchura striata isolate bLonStr1 chromosome 14, bLonStr1.mat, whole genome shotgun sequence, one genomic interval encodes:
- the LOC110480069 gene encoding small ribosomal subunit protein eS4, which yields MARGPKKHLKRVAAPKHWMLDKLTGVFAPRPSTGPHKLRECLPLIIFLRNRLKYALTGDEVKKICMQRFIKIDGKVRTDITYPAGFMDVISIEKTGEHFRLVYDTKGRFAVHRITPEEAKYKLCKVRKIFVGTKGIPHLVTHDARTIRYPDPLIKVNDTVQIDLETGKITDFIKFDTGNLCMVTGGANLGRIGVITNRERHPGSFDVVHVKDANGNSFATRLSNIFVIGKGNKPWISLPRGKGIRLTIAEERDKRLAAKQSSG from the exons ATG GCCCGCGGCCCCAAGAAGCACCTGAAGCGCGTGGCGGCACCCAAGCACTGGATGCTGGACAAGCTGACGGGCGTCTTC GCTCCCCGTCCATCAACAGGCCCGCACAAATTGAGGGAGTGCCTTCCCCTCATCATCTTCCTGCGGAACCGGCTGAAGTATGCTCTGACTGGAGATGAGGTCAAGAAGATCTGCATGCAGAGGTTCATCAAAATAGATGGCAAAGTCCGCACCGACATCACCTACCCTGCGGGCTTCATGG ATGTGATCAGCATTGAGAAGACAGGTGAGCATTTCCGCCTGGTGTATGATACCAAGGGCCGGTTTGCTGTTCACCGCATCACTCCTGAGGAGGCCAAG TACAAGTTGTGCAAGGTGAGGAAGATCTTTGTGGGCACCAAAGGAATCCCTCACTTGGTCACTCATGATGCCCGCACTATCCGCTATCCAGACCCCCTCATCAAGGTGAATGACACGGTCCAGATTGACCTGGAGACAGGCAAGATCACAGACTTCATCAAGTTTGACACAG GTAACCTGTGCATGGTGACCGGCGGTGCCAACTTGGGCCGTATTGGGGTGATCACCAACCGGGAGAGGCACCCCGGCTCGTTTGACGTGGTTCACGTGAAGGACGCCAACGGCAACAGCTTTGCCACCAGGCTGTCCAACATCTTCGTTATTGGCAAA GGCAACAAGCCATGGATCTCCTTGCCCCGTGGGAAGGGCATCCGCCTGACCATTGCTGAAGAGCGGGACAAGAGACTGGCGGCCAAGCAGAGCAGCGGATAA